From Pelagicoccus albus, the proteins below share one genomic window:
- a CDS encoding aldo/keto reductase, whose translation MLYNPFGKDQVKISRVGLGCWQLGADWGEVDPTVAKAILGASVDNGVTFFDTADVYGGGRSESLIGEFLAESKLQDEIFVATKLGRFGDLYPDNYTAAGVRERVEESLVRLKTDCLDLVQLHCIPTEVMRQDEIWEILETLVSEGKIARFGASVESMEEALLCIEKAPALTSLQIIFNIFRQKPIRKLFDTAKAKQVGIIARVPLASGLLTGKFSIDTSFEETDHRNYNKDGNAFNVGETFAGLPYEKGVELADKLKAEVPEGMSFAQMALRWILDYDAVSVVIPGATRVEQAKANAAIADLPQLGDELHQTLRTFYKHEVRDHIRGPY comes from the coding sequence ATGTTATACAACCCATTCGGAAAAGACCAAGTTAAGATATCTCGCGTAGGGCTCGGCTGCTGGCAACTAGGAGCCGACTGGGGAGAGGTCGACCCCACAGTAGCGAAAGCGATTCTGGGAGCTTCCGTGGACAATGGAGTCACTTTTTTCGATACCGCCGACGTCTATGGCGGTGGACGCTCGGAGAGCTTGATTGGCGAATTCCTGGCTGAATCCAAACTGCAGGACGAGATCTTCGTTGCGACGAAGCTGGGTCGTTTCGGTGATCTTTATCCGGATAATTACACCGCGGCGGGCGTTCGGGAGCGAGTCGAAGAATCCCTTGTCCGCTTGAAAACCGACTGTCTGGATCTGGTACAGCTTCACTGTATCCCCACCGAGGTGATGCGTCAGGACGAAATTTGGGAAATCCTGGAAACGTTGGTAAGCGAAGGAAAGATCGCCCGTTTCGGAGCGAGCGTGGAGTCGATGGAAGAGGCACTCCTTTGTATCGAGAAAGCCCCCGCCCTCACCTCTCTGCAGATCATCTTCAACATCTTCCGCCAAAAACCGATCCGCAAGCTGTTCGATACCGCCAAAGCGAAGCAGGTCGGCATCATCGCCCGGGTGCCGCTTGCCAGCGGTTTGCTGACCGGGAAATTTTCAATCGATACAAGCTTCGAAGAGACCGACCACCGGAATTACAACAAGGACGGAAACGCCTTCAATGTAGGCGAAACCTTTGCGGGCCTCCCTTACGAAAAGGGAGTCGAACTCGCAGACAAATTGAAAGCCGAAGTCCCCGAAGGCATGAGCTTCGCCCAGATGGCGTTACGCTGGATTCTCGACTATGACGCCGTTTCCGTGGTGATTCCTGGCGCAACGCGAGTTGAGCAAGCAAAGGCTAACGCTGCGATCGCAGACCTACCCCAGCTTGGAGATGAACTCCATCAAACGCTTCGTACGTTCTACAAACACGAAGTCCGCGACCACATTCGCGGTCCCTACTAG
- a CDS encoding TonB-dependent receptor, with protein MAGLLKRALPILLAFSLSAEEDPVHELDPLLVNANRIESYENASLSVTQFGPEELESLKYRDINEAIRSAPSIATYRRTQPSSAHPSTQGVRFRNTAANATSRALVVYNGVPQNDPFGAWVYWHQFDLSQIELVSIYPGGSAEQWGNMAAGGVISLLAEGAAPGSSEIQASIGTADRYELQANSATSLSDSVVVDFGLRRFSTDGFSTVREDQRGLVDETANSDSTSGQIRLSWDSGHLWNSQFIVRGMQERRSNGTALARNETDLLDLSYISERRFDASDARLNISLYFQDRQFRNVFTSVAEDRASERPALDQYDVPASSYGGAIAYRQDTVSPWSFDLGVDYRFIEGTINERFRNLGDGFTRDRHAGGKQLFAGGFIKSQFTLSEKDTLSATFRLDQAKQFDGVRIETDTVANEVLLDETFEDRKSNPLSGNLSWRHQFADTTSSQLSLFSGFRAPTLNELYRPYRVRNDITEANPNLTDETVRGIDYTISYSPSNRNELRFTGFAYEIEDMVANVRVTTEAGFDPRFGFIPEGGSGSLRANLNRTSVSGFELHSTRDFTDTFRFNLAATYTQTRVESDEYTQLEGMEFPQSPPWRIVAGFDWQPSEILQLWSRYIWADRSFEDLGNQIKIGTSSELSLGARYQIDNSRSLSFTVSNLLDTENVVGISSAGLVSVDEPREFLLTFSWRR; from the coding sequence ATGGCCGGTCTTCTCAAACGGGCTCTACCAATCCTACTCGCATTTAGCCTTTCTGCAGAGGAGGACCCTGTGCACGAATTGGATCCTTTGCTGGTAAATGCTAACCGCATCGAATCCTACGAGAACGCTTCTCTATCCGTGACGCAATTCGGGCCCGAGGAACTCGAGAGCTTGAAGTATCGCGATATCAACGAAGCCATTCGCTCCGCCCCCAGCATCGCCACCTACCGTCGTACTCAGCCTAGCTCCGCCCACCCATCGACTCAAGGAGTCCGCTTTCGAAACACCGCCGCCAACGCCACCTCCCGAGCTCTTGTCGTCTACAATGGCGTCCCGCAAAACGACCCCTTTGGAGCATGGGTCTACTGGCACCAGTTCGACCTCTCGCAAATCGAGCTTGTATCCATTTATCCAGGCGGAAGCGCAGAGCAGTGGGGAAACATGGCTGCGGGAGGCGTCATCTCCTTGCTTGCAGAGGGAGCAGCACCTGGTTCATCGGAGATCCAAGCGAGCATAGGTACAGCGGATCGATACGAACTACAGGCGAATTCCGCAACATCCTTGAGCGACTCAGTCGTAGTTGATTTTGGCTTACGCCGTTTCTCCACAGATGGTTTTAGCACTGTTAGGGAAGATCAACGAGGCCTGGTCGACGAAACTGCCAACTCCGATTCGACCTCAGGACAAATTCGCCTGAGCTGGGATTCGGGCCACCTTTGGAACTCGCAATTCATCGTTAGAGGTATGCAGGAGCGCCGGAGCAACGGCACTGCCCTAGCTCGAAACGAGACCGATTTGCTCGATCTTTCCTACATATCGGAACGCCGATTCGACGCTAGCGATGCTCGACTGAATATCAGCCTATACTTTCAAGACCGCCAATTCCGCAACGTCTTTACCTCAGTAGCGGAGGACCGAGCTTCCGAGAGGCCCGCTCTCGACCAATATGACGTGCCCGCAAGTTCCTACGGCGGCGCTATAGCTTACCGGCAGGACACAGTCTCTCCCTGGTCCTTCGACCTTGGTGTCGACTACAGATTCATCGAAGGGACGATCAACGAGCGCTTCCGAAACCTAGGCGATGGCTTTACTCGCGACCGGCATGCGGGCGGGAAGCAACTCTTCGCTGGAGGATTCATAAAATCGCAATTCACCCTGAGCGAAAAAGATACTTTATCCGCCACCTTCCGCCTAGACCAAGCTAAGCAATTCGACGGAGTCAGAATCGAAACCGATACCGTTGCGAATGAAGTCCTCTTGGACGAAACCTTCGAAGACCGAAAGTCCAATCCCCTAAGCGGAAACCTATCCTGGCGCCACCAATTCGCGGATACGACTTCTAGCCAACTCAGCCTGTTCAGCGGCTTTCGAGCTCCCACATTAAACGAGCTTTATCGACCGTATCGAGTCCGCAACGACATAACAGAAGCGAACCCAAACCTAACCGACGAAACGGTTCGAGGCATCGACTATACGATTTCCTATTCTCCAAGCAATCGCAACGAACTGCGATTCACTGGCTTTGCCTACGAAATCGAAGACATGGTAGCCAACGTAAGGGTGACCACAGAGGCGGGATTCGACCCAAGGTTTGGATTCATCCCGGAGGGAGGATCTGGCAGTCTTCGAGCCAATCTTAATCGAACAAGCGTATCGGGATTCGAATTACACAGCACAAGAGACTTCACAGATACTTTCCGATTTAATCTAGCTGCAACCTATACCCAAACCAGAGTCGAATCCGACGAATACACTCAATTGGAAGGGATGGAATTCCCTCAGTCTCCCCCATGGCGAATCGTGGCTGGATTCGATTGGCAGCCGAGCGAGATCCTGCAACTCTGGAGTCGTTACATTTGGGCGGATCGTTCTTTCGAGGATTTGGGTAACCAGATTAAAATCGGAACGAGCTCCGAACTCTCACTCGGAGCCCGATATCAAATCGATAACAGCAGAAGTCTATCGTTCACCGTGAGCAATCTGCTAGACACCGAAAACGTGGTGGGAATCTCGTCCGCCGGTTTGGTTAGCGTCGATGAGCCAAGAGAGTTTCTACTGACCTTTAGCTGGAGGCGATAA